AACATCCGGAGCGGCTGGCGTACAGGCTTACCCCAAGAGCGGAAATTGTCAACGCGGCTCTGTGCCGCCAGAACAAATGCGGGTCACGGGCACGGGGCACAAAATTCTCCCCGTGGCTCCGTGGCCCGCATGCTGGCGCGTCAGCGGCGATCAGACTTCAATATTGATCTTGCCGCCAATGCCCTGAGCCGCCAAACCGGCATCCTTGCTCATGCGCATCTGCATTTCCTGCCCCTTGTTGATGCTGCCGTTGATCACAGCGGCAGACATGCTGGCCTGAAAATCCAGAGCTTCACGACTGATGGAAACACTCATGCCCATCTGTACGTCATTCATGGCATGCTCCTTTGCAGCGGGAACGTGCCCTGCCGCAACAGTCTTATCGGCTGGTCGGCGAAAAACTTAGCCCGGCGTCCGCCGCGCTGCGCAGTGTAGCCGCCGTGCCGCCACCGTGCCGCGCCGACTGCCGCCGCCGCCGCGCCGCATGGCAACGGTGTTGCTTGAGCATGCCGTTCAGTATACAAGGGAAGCACAGATTAAAGAGCCTCTTGGAAACGCGCTGGTATTTCGTCTGGCAAGGCGCGATCTTTTTTTGAAGCAGGAGTGGACTCTTTCGTCCTCGACTGTTTCAAAAAAAGTGAAGCAAGTCCGCCAAACGGAATACATCAGCGTTTCCCTAGGAAAGAAAAACACAGGATGCTACTATGAGTGAAATGCGTGACCTCAAGGCTACGACCATGCCTCTGCTGGATAGCGTGGTTGAGCGCCTTTGCCACCCCTCCTCACTGGACGCGGTGTGGCATCGTCCGGCTCAGGGCGCGGCCATGCCTTCGCTGAAGGACCTTACCGAAATTATGGAACGCCTGCGGGCGGCCATTTTTCCGGGGTATTTCGGTTCCGCGCGGGTATGGCGCGAGTCCATGCGCTACCACCTTTCGGCCAATCTCGATACCATTTACCGCATGCTGTGCGAACAGATAGTGCGCGGGTTCTGCTTTGGCTGTGCGGGCGAGAACAATCCCTGCACGTCCTGCGAGTCGGATGGCGAAAAAGCCGCCGGAGCCTTTATGGATCGCCTGCCGGAGATTCGCCGCCTGCTGGCCAGTGACGCCAAGGCCGCCTATGAGGGCGACCCCGCCGCCACAAGTCCCGGCGAGGCCATTTTCTGCTATCCGTCCATGCAGGCCATGCTGCACCACCGCATCGCCCACGAGCTGTATGCCCTCAAGGTTCCGGTGATTCCGCGCATCATTTCAGAAATGTCGCACTCGGCAACAGGCATTGATCTGCACCCCGGCGCGAGCATTGGCGAGGAATTTTTCATCGACCACGGCACGGGCGTGGTTATTGGCGAAACCTGCATTATCGGGCGCAACTGCCGTCTGTACCAGGGCGTTACCCTGGGGGCTTTGTCCTTTCCCAAAAACGCGGACGGCACCCTGACCAAGGGCATACCGAGGCATCCCATACTCTGCGATAACGTCACGGTGTATGCCGGGGCCACCATTCTTGGACGCGTGACCATAGGCAAGGGCGCTGTCATTGGCGGCAATGTGTGGATCACCCAGGATGTGCCCGACGGCGCGCGCATTCTGCAGGAACGCCCGCGTGTCTGATGCGGATTTGCGGCGGCCTGCCCGCCGGTTTTCGCTGCGCCCTTTGCCGGTGGCCCTGCTGCTGGCCCTGCTGGCGTCTCTGTTGTTTTCCGGCTGCGGGCAGGGCGTGCGCGTGCAGCCCAAGGGGCAGGTGCAAACGAGCATAGGCGTGGGCCGTTAGGGAAATACTGATTTATTCGCGTTTGGCGTTGTTGCTTCGCCTTTTTTGAGCGGGGGCAGGGCGGAAGAGTCCAGCTCCCGCTCAAAAAGGCTTGCGCCTGGCCAAACACGAAAACTCAGCATTTCCAGGTATTGCTTGCAAGATTATGGGAGCCATTTAAGCAGCGGTTCCTTAGGGCTCATTAATCAGTTTTTTCCAAAATACTTCCACAACTCCCCGGCAGCGCACGGCAGCCGGGGAGTCTTCATTTTTTCAGGCGCGGCGCAGATAAAAGGAAGCACAGATTAACGGACCTCCTGGAAACGCGCAGTTATTTCGTTTGGCAAGGCGCGAACTTTTTTTGAAGCAGGAGTGGACTCTTCCGTCCTCGACTGTTTCAAAAAAAGTGAGGCAACGCCGCCAAACGGAATAACTGCGCGTTTCCAAAAGTCTGTGGACATGACAGGCCATATGTGGCATGCTCCCGCCTTCATTACGCAGGCGGAAACATGCCTGCACATTCGTTTCATATCCATACAGTTTGTCTCGTCCATACGCCCCTGCCCCGTCCGGTGCTTGCTGCCTGAATCGCAAAGGCAGCATTCTGCCATTGAAAACGGCGCATTCTGCGGGCGGCATTTGTTTTTTTTGTTTTTTTCTGGGCGGGCTTTAGAGCAATCCAGGTGGTACACGCTCTTATGTCCGAACCCCGTCTGGCGTCGCACAGCAAGGAGGAAACGCCATGAGTGTGCTGGAAAAACTGTTCAATCCCGCCGCGCGAGGCAGCACGGTCAAAAGGGAAATGCTGGCCGGTCTCACCAGCTTCATGGCCATGTGCTACCTCATCTTTGTGGTGCCCGGCATGCTGGCCGACGCGGGCATGCCCAGGGATTCCGCCGTGGCGTCCACCATATGGGTGACCATTCTCGCGACCTTTGTCATGGGCGTATGGGCCAAGTTTCCCGTGGGCGTCGCTCCGGGGCTGGGCATCACGGCCTTTTTCGCCTACTACGTCTGCGGCCCTGCGGGCTATTCCTGGCAGACGGGCCTCGGAGCCGTGTTCATATCGGGCATTGTCTTTCTGCTGCTCACTGTCACGCGCATCCGCCAGCTCATCATCAATGCCGTGCCTATGGATCTCAAATTCGCCATCGTGGTGGGCATCGGGGCCTTCATCGCCTTTATCGGCATGAAAAGCTGCGGCATCATCGCGGCAGATCCGGCCACCTTTGTGACCCTGGGCAACCTTGGCAACCCCAAGACCCTGCTTTCCGTGGCGGGCATTTTTCTTATCGGCGGCCTGATGTCGCTGCGCGTGCGCGGGGCCATGATCATCGGCATTCTGGTCATCACCGTGGCGGGCATCGTCCTTGGCGTGTCGCCCCTGCCGCAGGGACCGATTT
This DNA window, taken from Desulfovibrio sp. 86, encodes the following:
- a CDS encoding NCS2 family permease, yielding MSVLEKLFNPAARGSTVKREMLAGLTSFMAMCYLIFVVPGMLADAGMPRDSAVASTIWVTILATFVMGVWAKFPVGVAPGLGITAFFAYYVCGPAGYSWQTGLGAVFISGIVFLLLTVTRIRQLIINAVPMDLKFAIVVGIGAFIAFIGMKSCGIIAADPATFVTLGNLGNPKTLLSVAGIFLIGGLMSLRVRGAMIIGILVITVAGIVLGVSPLPQGPIFSASLPMPTETFLQMDIKGALHHGLVSIIFTLTMVDLFDNMGVLIGLSQKAGFIREDGHIENLDKALITDSMATMASAVMGATTATSYLESAAGVAEGGRTGLTAVTIAALFFLALFFSPLVGMVPAYATAPVLIIVGAMMMQEVGRICFKDFTVALPAFLTIISMPLTFNIATGFGFGFVSWVGIKALAGRFKDLNLVMVCIALCFVINFALRLP
- the epsC gene encoding serine O-acetyltransferase EpsC, producing the protein MSEMRDLKATTMPLLDSVVERLCHPSSLDAVWHRPAQGAAMPSLKDLTEIMERLRAAIFPGYFGSARVWRESMRYHLSANLDTIYRMLCEQIVRGFCFGCAGENNPCTSCESDGEKAAGAFMDRLPEIRRLLASDAKAAYEGDPAATSPGEAIFCYPSMQAMLHHRIAHELYALKVPVIPRIISEMSHSATGIDLHPGASIGEEFFIDHGTGVVIGETCIIGRNCRLYQGVTLGALSFPKNADGTLTKGIPRHPILCDNVTVYAGATILGRVTIGKGAVIGGNVWITQDVPDGARILQERPRV